The proteins below come from a single Felis catus isolate Fca126 chromosome A1, F.catus_Fca126_mat1.0, whole genome shotgun sequence genomic window:
- the LOC109492996 gene encoding 40S ribosomal protein S27-like — MSLSEGLLHLSPEKEKKKHRKKRLVHSPNSYSMDGKCPGRYKITTIFSQAQTLVLCVGCSIFLGQPTGGKARLTEGCSFRRKQH, encoded by the coding sequence ATGTCCCTCTCAGAGGGCCTCCTTCACCTATCtccagaaaaggagaagaagaaacacaggaagaagCGCCTGGTGCACAGCCCCAACTCCTACTCCATGGATGGGAAGTGCCCAGGACGCTACAAAATCACCACCATCTTTAGCCAGGCACAAACACTAGTTTTGTGTGTTGGCTGCTCCATTTTCCTTGGCCAGCCTACAGGAGGAAAAGCAAGGCTCACAGAAGGATGCTCCTTCAGACGGAAGCAGCACTAA